A stretch of the Enterobacter mori genome encodes the following:
- the yciH gene encoding stress response translation initiation inhibitor YciH, whose product MSDSNSRLVYSTGTGRIDEPKEKAERPKGDGIVRIQRQTSGRKGKGVCLITGIELDDAELAKLAAELKKKCGCGGAVKDGVIEIQGDKRDLIKTLLEAKGMKVKLAGG is encoded by the coding sequence ATGAGCGATTCCAACAGCCGCCTGGTCTACTCCACCGGGACCGGGCGTATCGATGAGCCAAAAGAGAAAGCTGAACGTCCTAAAGGTGATGGTATCGTGCGCATCCAGCGTCAGACCAGCGGTCGAAAGGGCAAGGGCGTGTGCCTGATTACCGGGATCGAGCTGGATGATGCGGAGCTGGCTAAACTGGCCGCAGAATTAAAAAAGAAATGTGGTTGCGGCGGTGCCGTGAAAGATGGCGTGATCGAAATTCAGGGCGACAAACGCGATTTAATTAAAACGCTGCTCGAAGCAAAAGGAATGAAAGTTAAACTGGCGGGCGGCTAA